In a single window of the Papaver somniferum cultivar HN1 chromosome 8, ASM357369v1, whole genome shotgun sequence genome:
- the LOC113303439 gene encoding calumenin-B-like: MGKVSVVIYISVALLLLFLISHSPKKHSNNHHRRLKLRSTFKFSDKHHEPVPFDPIIADIERRREDREWERQYFEHNHKDFVVHHDEDHPHDGHDQHHDQHHAAAQAAEGQPEWGDFMNAEDYVNDEDRFNVTNRILSLFPKIDFSPADGFITESELTDWNLNQAHEEVMHRTDRDLELHDKNRDGFVSFAEYEAPTWVRNADNNSFGYDMGWWREEHFNASDADGDGLLNQTEFNDFLHPADSSNPKLIEWLCKEEVRERDTDKDGKLNYKEFFHGMFDLVRNYDEEGHNATHHSDSDDSMQAPARVLFQKIDLDGDGFLSDKELLPIIGKLHPSERYYAKQQADYTISQADSDKDGRLSLAEMIDNPYVFYSSIFNDEEDYEYHDEFR; the protein is encoded by the exons atgggtAAAGTCTCAGTAGTAATCTACATTTCAGTAGCTTTATTACTACTTTTTTTAATTTCACATTCACCAAAAAAACACTCAAACAATCATCACCGTCGTCTTAAACTCCGATCAACTTTTAAGTTCTCAGATAAACATCACGAGCCTGTTCCATTTGATCCAATAATAGCTGATATTGAGCGTCGCCGTGAAGATAGAGAATGGGAAAGGCAGTATTTTGAACATAATCATAAAGACTTTGTGGTTCATCATGATGAGGACCATCCTCATGATGGGCATGATCAACATCATGATCAGCATCATGCAGCAGCACAAGCAGCTGAAGGACAACCTGAATGGGGAGATTTTATGAATGCTGAAGATTATGTGAATGATGAAGATCGATTTAATGTTACTAATAGAATCTTAAGTTTATTTCCTAAGATTGATTTTAGTCCTGCGGATGGGTTTATTACTGAATCTGAATTGACTGATTGGAATTTGAATCAAGCTCATGAGGAGGTTATGCATCGTACTGATAGAGATTTGGAACTGCATGATAAAAATCGTGATGGGTTTGTTTCTTTTGCTGAGTATGAAGCTCCTACTTGGGTTCGTAATGCAG ATAACAATTCATTTGGGTATGATATGGGTTGGTGGAGAGAAGAGCATTTCAATGCTTCAGATGCCGATGGGGATGGTTTACTTAATCAGACAGAATTTAATGA CTTTCTGCATCCGGCTGACAGCAGTAACCCTAAGCTAATTGAGTGGTTGTGCAAGGAGGAAGTAAG AGAGAGAGACACCGACAAAGACGGGAAGCTTAACTATAAAGAATTTTTTCATGGGATGTTTGACTTGGTGCGGAACTATGATGAAGAAGGTCATAACGCTACACATCACTCGGACTCTGATGATTCAATGCAAGCACCTGCCAGGGTTTTGTTTCAGAAGATTGACCTAGATGGCGATGG ATTTTTGTCAGACAAAGAACTGTTGCCAATAATCGGCAAACTTCATCCATCAGAGCGTTACTATGCCAAACAACAAGCTGATTACACCATTTCGCAG GCTGATTCTGATAAAGATGGTCGACTATCGTTGGCTGAAATGATTGATAACCCTTACGTGTTTTATAGTTCTATATTTAACGATGAAGAGGACTATGAGTATCACGACGAATTCCGTTAG